Genomic window (Thermostichus vulcanus str. 'Rupite'):
AGGGAAGGGCTGATTAAGCCGGACAACAGGATGTACACCATCCAAATCATACGCGAGGAGTTGTTGTGATCTTTCTGTAATCTTTCAAAATGGAACATCAGAATGGAACAGTCCTGTTTGGATCCCGAATCCTGGCCATGCCCTTATTTCCACTGGTGTTTTTGGTTTGCCATGGCAGCCGGGATCCCGAGTATCAACAGGCTTTGGCGGATTTGTTGGCGCGGGTGCGGCAGCGGATCCCGTTGACGGTGGAGCTAGCCCAGCTGGAAGGGCAGCCTCTGAGCTTGGCAGACCAAATCGATCACCAGCTCCAGGCCCGTTTGCCGCGTCAGGTGGGGTGGTCGCCCGGTCGGGTGGTGCTGCTGTCGCTGTTCATGGGGGGGGGATCCCATGTGGAGGAGGATTTGCCCGCAGCGCTGCAACAGGTACAGGCCCGCTGGCCACACCTGAAAATCCGGCTTACCCCTCCGATTGGAAGCCATCCGGCTGTGTGGGATCTGCTGGCGGCTCGTATTCATACCCATCTGCAGGATGCTTCCGAGCGGGCGGATGCCTGGATTGTGCTGGCCCATGGCAGTCGTCTGCCGGGGTTTGCGGCTCAGTTACAGGCCGGGATCCAACAATTGGAGCAGCGCTTGCCCGGGATCCCCTTACACATGGCCTTTGTCGCCCAACCACCGATGTTGGAAGCGGCTGTCATTCATTGCTTGCGCTTGAGCCAACATCACCTGCGGTTGCTGCCGTTTTTTCTGTTTCCAGGCGGGCTGCTGCGCGCTTTGCACTCTCAAGCCCAGCAGTTACAACGGGAATGGCCGCTGCTGAAAATCCAGGTGGAGCCGCCCCTCTGGCAAGATCCACTCTTGATCGAGGCGATTGCCGACACAGTTGAGGGGGCTTTTCCAGCGCTAGAATAGGGCTTCCCTAGAACTCCACGAGGGTTTCCATCACCATCATTTCCATAGGCATTCTCCTGTATTCTCCGAAGGACTGAAAAACCGTATGGGCAAGGTGTATTTGGTGGGGGCAGGGCCAGGGGATCCGGGGTTGCTGACGGTGAAGGGGAAAGCCCTGCTGGCCCATGCGGATGTGGTGATTTACGATGCCCTGGTGGGGGGGCCAATTTTGGACTTGATCCCAGCCAGCGCCGAACGGATCTATGCCGGCAAAAACCGGGGCGCTCATACGCTGCCTCAGGAGCAGATTACAGCCCTACTGATTGAAAAGGCCCAGACTGCAGCGGTGGTGGTGCGCCTCAAGGGTGGGGATCCCTTCGTGTTTGGGCGGGGCGGGGAAGAAATGCTGGCTCTAGTACAGGCGGGGATTGCCGTAGAGGTGGTGCCGGGCATTACGGCGGGAATTGCGGCCAGTGCCTATGCCGGGATCCCCTTGACCCATCGGGAGTTCAGCTCTTCGGTAGCCTTTGTCACGGGGCATGAAGCAGCGGGGAAATATCGCCCTGAGGTGAACTGGCGGGCTTTGGCGACGGCGGTGGAAACGCTGGTGGTGTACATGGGTATGCACAACCTCAGCCATATCGTGGCGGAATTACTGGCAGGCGGTAAGGCCCCCGATACCCCGGTTGCCCTAATTCGCTGGGGTACGACTCCGCAGCAAGAGATTCACCTGTACCGGTTGGATCAGTTGCAGAGGCAGCCACCCGATGTCGCTCCACCGACGGTGGTGGTGATTGGTGCGGTGGTCAATTTGGCCATGGTATTGCCCCACTTTAGCCCCTTAGGGTTGTAGAACATAAAACTCTGATGCAAGGATGCAAGCCTTCTTTCGCAAACTGGGTGCTCTCTTTTCCACCTACTACGCCTACATGCTGGAGTATCGGGCTGAGTTGATCCTGTGGGTCTTGGCCGGATCCCTGCCTTTGATCATGATGGGGGTATGGAGTGAAGCAGC
Coding sequences:
- a CDS encoding sirohydrochlorin chelatase translates to MPLFPLVFLVCHGSRDPEYQQALADLLARVRQRIPLTVELAQLEGQPLSLADQIDHQLQARLPRQVGWSPGRVVLLSLFMGGGSHVEEDLPAALQQVQARWPHLKIRLTPPIGSHPAVWDLLAARIHTHLQDASERADAWIVLAHGSRLPGFAAQLQAGIQQLEQRLPGIPLHMAFVAQPPMLEAAVIHCLRLSQHHLRLLPFFLFPGGLLRALHSQAQQLQREWPLLKIQVEPPLWQDPLLIEAIADTVEGAFPALE
- the cobA gene encoding uroporphyrinogen-III C-methyltransferase; the protein is MGKVYLVGAGPGDPGLLTVKGKALLAHADVVIYDALVGGPILDLIPASAERIYAGKNRGAHTLPQEQITALLIEKAQTAAVVVRLKGGDPFVFGRGGEEMLALVQAGIAVEVVPGITAGIAASAYAGIPLTHREFSSSVAFVTGHEAAGKYRPEVNWRALATAVETLVVYMGMHNLSHIVAELLAGGKAPDTPVALIRWGTTPQQEIHLYRLDQLQRQPPDVAPPTVVVIGAVVNLAMVLPHFSPLGL